A genome region from Zootoca vivipara chromosome 11, rZooViv1.1, whole genome shotgun sequence includes the following:
- the MRPS30 gene encoding large ribosomal subunit protein mL65 has product MAASRGLRLLRDSWPRRWLHAGPSAASQVPNLLPAAAAPSLYPPVVASLTAKSAAAKQRRRERFYQEIHDAPSVEEKLRIYGKRQRRKYVVYPQTWAVNADRWYQDYTKTVFVPGLPGPVAVAAGGGAAEEEGEGGGWDLAELRSAVCDALLQEYFYQRKRSPFLFSAIDQGPSPFLTQLALSLTARLTNANPVLGSSSALDLKPEVNFYWLRGETVVPCGHRKGRIDPLRFQIDDKPHCQIRIQKQLSEFVPLDYVAPGDIPVINVLPDKLPLFKRQYDNKIFIGSNVADPCAYGHTQFHLIPDRLKRDRLIKMNLFDQVEVPCRANAIASLFAWTGAQAMYQGFWSEADVTRPFVSQAVITDGRYFSFFCYQLNTLALSADADKNNPRKNICWGTESRPLYEAIEENNVKGFNDEILVQLVKFLLNRPKEV; this is encoded by the exons ATGGCGGCGTCCAGGGGGCTGCGGTTGCTGCGCGACAGCTGGCCGCGGCGGTGGCTCCACGCGGGGCCCTCGGCGGCGTCGCAGGTGCCGAATCTcctccctgccgccgccgccccgtcCCTTTACCCTCCAGTGGTGGCGTCCCTGACGGCGAAGAGCGCGGCGGCCAAGCAGCGTCGCCGGGAGCGCTTCTACCAGGAGATCCATGACGCGCCCTCGGTGGAGGAGAAGCTGCGGATCTACGGGAAGCGGCAGCGGCGCAAGTACGTGGTCTACCCGCAGACGTGGGCCGTGAACGCGGACCGCTGGTACCAGGACTACACCAAGACAGTCTTCGTGCCGGGGCTGCCCGGCCCCGTGGCGgttgcggcaggaggaggagcagcagaagaagaaggggaaggaggTGGCTGGGACCTGGCCGAGCTGCGCTCCGCGGTGTGCGACGCGCTGCTCCAGGAGTACTTCTACCAGCGCAAGCGGAGCCCCTTTCTCTTCAGCGCCATCGACCAGGGGCCGTCCCCTTTCCTGACGCAGCTGGCGCTCAGCCTGACGGCCCGACTGACCAACGCCAACCCGGTGCTTGGCTCCTCCTCGGCCCTGG ATCTCAAACCAGAAGTAAATTTCTATTGGCTGCGTGGTGAGACAGTGGTTCCTTGTGGACATCGAAAGGGTAGAATTGACCCACTGAGATTTCAGATTGATGATAAACCTCACTGTCAGATTCGTATACAAAAACAGCTTTCAGAG TTCGTGCCCCTGGACTATGTGGCTCCTGGAGATATTCCTGTTATTAATGTCTTGCCTGACAAGCTTCCATTGTTCAAACGACAGTatgataataaaatatttatag GATCAAATGTTGCAGATCCATGTGCCTATGGGCATACACAGTTTCATTTAATTCCTGACAGGCTGAAAAGGGACAGGCTTATAAAAATGAATCTCTTCGATCAGGTTGAAGTCCCTTGCCGTGCTAATGCAATTGCAAGTCTTTTTGCTTGGACTGGAGCACAAGCAATGTACCAAG gATTCTGGAGTGAAGCAGATGTGACCCGGCCTTTTGTATCGCAGGCTGTGATTACCGACGGAAGATACTTCAGCTTCTTTTGTTACCAGTTGAATACCTTGGCTCTATCTGCTGATGCTGATAAAAATAACCCAAGAAAGAATATTTGCTGGGGAACTGAAAGTAGGCCCCTGTACGAAGCAATCGAAGAAAACAATGTGAAAGGATTTAATGATGAAATTCTAGTTCAACTGGTTAAATTTCTCTTAAACAGACCAAAGGAGGTATAA